The Salmonella enterica subsp. houtenae serovar Houten genome has a segment encoding these proteins:
- the citC gene encoding citrate lyase synthetase produces MFGNNVFTRVKRSENKKMAEIAHFLKENDLSVDTTVEVFITVTRHDRLIACGGIAGNIIKCVAISESVRGEGLALTLATELINLAWERHCTHLFIYTKTEYEALFKQCSFSTIASVPGVMVLMENSATRLKRYAESLATLRHEGKKIGCIVMNANPFTHGHRYLIQQAAAQCDWLHLFLVKEDTSRFPYEDRLDLVLKGTTDIPRLTVHRGSEYIISRATFPCYFIKEQSVINHCYTEIDLKIFRQYLAPALGITHRFVGTEPFCTVTAQYNHDMRFWLETPTLPAPPIALVEIERLCFQETPISASWVRKLLVKHDLTAIAPLVPDATLRYLQGMAERHPGSAAARQKSPALATGEK; encoded by the coding sequence ATGTTCGGCAATAATGTATTCACCCGGGTAAAACGCTCTGAAAATAAAAAAATGGCGGAGATCGCTCACTTTCTCAAAGAGAATGATTTAAGCGTCGATACCACTGTCGAGGTGTTTATTACCGTCACTCGTCATGACCGTCTTATTGCCTGCGGCGGTATCGCCGGAAATATCATTAAATGCGTGGCCATTAGCGAATCAGTACGCGGCGAAGGTTTAGCGTTAACGCTGGCGACGGAGTTGATTAATCTTGCCTGGGAACGGCACTGCACCCACCTTTTTATTTATACAAAAACGGAATACGAAGCGCTGTTTAAACAGTGCAGCTTTTCGACGATAGCCAGCGTCCCTGGCGTGATGGTATTAATGGAAAATAGCGCCACCCGGTTGAAACGGTATGCGGAATCGCTGGCGACACTACGTCATGAGGGAAAGAAAATTGGCTGTATCGTGATGAATGCCAATCCTTTCACTCACGGCCATCGCTATCTGATCCAACAGGCGGCTGCGCAATGCGACTGGCTGCATCTGTTCCTGGTCAAAGAAGATACATCACGCTTTCCCTATGAAGACCGACTCGATCTGGTCCTTAAAGGGACCACCGATATCCCACGCTTAACCGTTCACCGCGGCTCAGAATACATTATCTCTCGTGCCACGTTCCCCTGCTATTTCATTAAAGAGCAGAGCGTCATTAATCACTGTTATACCGAAATCGACCTGAAGATTTTCCGCCAGTATCTGGCGCCCGCGCTTGGCATCACACACCGCTTTGTCGGTACGGAGCCGTTTTGCACCGTTACCGCCCAGTACAACCATGATATGCGTTTCTGGCTGGAGACGCCAACGCTTCCCGCCCCACCCATTGCGCTGGTGGAAATAGAGCGGCTTTGCTTCCAGGAGACGCCGATATCCGCCTCCTGGGTACGCAAGCTGCTGGTTAAACACGATCTCACGGCTATCGCGCCGCTGGTTCCCGACGCCACCCTGCGTTATTTGCAGGGCATGGCGGAACGCCATCCGGGCAGCGCGGCAGCCCGTCAAAAGTCCCCCGCATTAGCAACAGGTGAAAAATGA
- the citD gene encoding citrate lyase ACP — MKINQLAVAGTLESGDVMIRIAPLDTQDIDLQINSSVEKQFGEAIRATILEVLSRYNVRGVQLNVDDKGALDCILRARLETLLARASGIAALPWEDRQ, encoded by the coding sequence ATGAAAATAAACCAGCTAGCCGTCGCAGGCACGCTTGAGTCCGGCGATGTAATGATACGCATTGCGCCGCTCGATACGCAGGATATTGACCTGCAAATCAACAGTAGCGTTGAAAAACAGTTTGGCGAGGCCATTCGCGCCACCATCCTGGAGGTGCTTTCTCGCTACAACGTGCGCGGCGTACAACTGAACGTCGATGATAAAGGCGCTCTGGATTGCATTTTGCGCGCCAGACTGGAAACGCTGCTGGCGCGCGCCAGCGGTATTGCCGCTCTGCCCTGGGAGGATCGCCAATGA
- the citE_2 gene encoding citrate lyase subunit beta, whose translation MISASLQQRKTRTRRSMLFVPGANAAMVSNSFIYPADALMFDLEDSVALREKDAARRLVYHALQHPLYRDVETIVRVNALDSEWGVNDLEAVVRGGADVVRLPKTDTAQDVTDIENEILRIENACGREPGSTGLLAAVESPLGITRAVEIAHASERLIGIALGAEDYVRNLRTERSPEGTELLFARCAILQAARSAGIQAFDTVYSDANNEAGFLQEASHIKQLGFDGKSLINPRQIELLHNLYAPTRKEVAHARLVVEAAEAAAREGLGVVSLNGKMVDSPVIERARLVLSRAELSGIREE comes from the coding sequence ATGATCTCCGCCTCTCTGCAACAACGTAAAACTCGCACCCGCCGCAGTATGTTATTCGTACCGGGCGCCAACGCGGCGATGGTGAGCAACTCGTTTATCTACCCGGCTGACGCGCTGATGTTCGACCTGGAAGACTCCGTTGCATTACGCGAAAAAGACGCGGCGCGCCGTCTGGTATATCACGCGCTGCAACATCCGCTTTACCGTGACGTCGAAACCATTGTCCGCGTGAATGCGCTGGACTCCGAATGGGGCGTCAACGATCTGGAAGCGGTCGTGCGTGGCGGCGCGGACGTGGTGCGTTTACCGAAAACCGACACCGCGCAGGACGTCACTGATATCGAAAACGAAATTCTGCGCATTGAAAACGCCTGCGGTCGCGAACCGGGCAGTACCGGCCTGTTAGCCGCCGTGGAATCGCCGCTAGGTATTACCCGCGCGGTAGAAATCGCCCACGCCTCTGAACGGCTGATCGGGATTGCGCTGGGCGCGGAAGACTATGTTCGCAACCTGCGTACCGAACGTTCTCCGGAAGGCACCGAACTGCTGTTCGCCCGCTGCGCCATTTTGCAGGCCGCGCGTTCTGCCGGCATTCAGGCCTTCGATACCGTCTATTCCGACGCCAACAACGAAGCCGGTTTCCTGCAAGAAGCCTCCCACATTAAACAGCTCGGCTTTGACGGTAAGTCACTGATCAACCCCCGCCAGATCGAACTGCTGCACAACCTTTATGCGCCGACGCGTAAAGAGGTCGCCCATGCACGTCTGGTCGTTGAAGCCGCAGAAGCCGCCGCCCGCGAAGGTCTCGGCGTCGTTTCCCTTAACGGCAAGATGGTCGACAGCCCGGTGATTGAACGCGCCCGTCTGGTGCTCTCCCGTGCAGAACTTTCCGGTATTCGCGAAGAATAA
- the citF gene encoding citrate lyase subunit alpha, protein MTQKNESQRQDRVATWSRHAESELSAYQSAAKLDLQAQKPRDHKLCASLEEAIRRSGLRDGMTLSFHHAFRGGDLTINLVMETIAKMGFKNLTLASSSLSDCHAPLVEHIRNGVVSRIYTSGLRGPLAEEISRGLLAEPVQIHSHGGRVHLVQSGELNIDVAFLGVPACDEFGNANGYTGKACCGSLGYAMVDADSAKQVVMLTEQLLPYPHNPASIAQDQVDLIVQIEEVGDANKIGAGATRMTTNPRELLIARSAAEVIANSGYFNEGFSLQTGTGGASLAVTRFLEDKMRSRNIVANFALGGITATMVDLHEKGLIRKLLDVQSFDRNAAQSLARNPNHIEISANQYANWGSKGASVDRLDVVVLSALEVDTHFNVNVLTGSDGVLRGASGGHCDTAVAAALSIIVAPLVRGRIPTLVDNVTTCVTPGSSVDILVTDHGIAVNPARPELAERLKAAGMKVVSIEWLRERAQLLTGQPRPIEFTDRVIAVVRYRDGSVIDVVHQVKE, encoded by the coding sequence ATGACGCAGAAAAACGAATCTCAACGCCAGGATCGCGTAGCAACCTGGAGCCGTCACGCTGAAAGTGAACTGAGCGCTTACCAAAGTGCGGCAAAATTGGATCTACAAGCGCAAAAACCGCGCGACCACAAACTGTGCGCCAGTCTGGAAGAGGCCATCCGCCGTTCCGGTTTACGCGACGGCATGACTCTCTCCTTTCACCACGCGTTTCGCGGCGGCGATCTGACGATTAACCTGGTGATGGAAACCATCGCGAAGATGGGCTTCAAAAACCTGACGCTGGCCTCCAGTTCGCTGAGCGACTGCCATGCGCCGTTGGTTGAACACATTCGTAACGGGGTGGTCAGCCGCATCTATACGTCAGGTCTGCGCGGCCCGCTGGCGGAAGAAATTTCTCGCGGCCTACTGGCTGAGCCGGTTCAGATTCACTCCCACGGCGGTCGTGTGCATCTGGTACAAAGCGGCGAACTCAATATTGATGTTGCGTTTCTTGGTGTACCCGCCTGCGATGAATTCGGTAATGCTAACGGTTATACCGGCAAGGCCTGTTGCGGTTCACTGGGCTACGCGATGGTCGATGCCGACAGCGCGAAGCAGGTCGTGATGCTGACGGAGCAACTGCTGCCGTATCCGCATAACCCGGCAAGCATCGCCCAAGATCAGGTTGATCTGATTGTGCAAATCGAAGAAGTCGGTGATGCAAACAAAATCGGCGCTGGCGCTACCCGCATGACCACTAACCCACGAGAACTGCTGATCGCCCGCAGCGCGGCGGAAGTCATTGCTAACTCCGGCTACTTCAACGAAGGTTTCTCACTGCAAACCGGCACCGGCGGCGCATCACTGGCGGTCACCCGCTTCCTGGAAGACAAAATGCGTAGCCGCAATATTGTGGCTAATTTTGCGCTGGGCGGCATCACCGCCACCATGGTCGACCTGCATGAAAAGGGCTTAATCCGCAAACTGCTTGACGTGCAGAGCTTCGATCGTAACGCTGCACAGTCTCTGGCCCGCAACCCGAACCATATCGAAATCAGCGCTAACCAGTACGCCAACTGGGGCTCTAAAGGCGCTTCCGTCGACCGTCTGGACGTGGTGGTGCTGAGCGCGCTGGAAGTAGACACCCACTTCAATGTTAACGTGCTGACCGGCTCCGACGGCGTTCTGCGCGGCGCGTCCGGCGGTCACTGCGATACCGCCGTCGCGGCGGCGCTGTCTATCATCGTCGCGCCGCTGGTACGCGGTCGCATCCCAACGCTGGTTGATAACGTCACCACCTGCGTCACACCGGGCTCCAGCGTCGACATTCTGGTCACCGATCACGGTATCGCCGTCAACCCGGCGCGTCCGGAGCTGGCTGAACGCCTGAAAGCAGCGGGAATGAAAGTGGTATCGATTGAGTGGCTGCGCGAACGCGCGCAACTGCTTACCGGTCAGCCCCGCCCTATCGAATTCACCGACCGCGTGATTGCTGTCGTGCGTTATCGCGACGGTTCAGTGATCGATGTGGTGCACCAGGTGAAGGAATAA
- the citX gene encoding 2'-(5''-triphosphoribosyl)-3'-dephospho-CoA:apo-citrate lyase produces MRLLPELAACHDVSIPELLASRDERQARQRAWLTRHATPLVSFTVVAPGPMKDSALTRRIFNHGVAALHALAEEYGWTIREQAALASASGPEGLLAIDAPAQALKQATITLEQRYPLGRLWDIDVLTAEGEILSRRHFALPARRCLLCGQSAAECARGKTHALNDLLLHMEALLHDTDSRQPD; encoded by the coding sequence ATGCGTCTGCTTCCGGAACTCGCCGCCTGTCACGACGTTTCTATTCCTGAGCTGCTCGCCAGCCGGGATGAGAGACAAGCAAGACAACGCGCCTGGCTTACGCGTCACGCCACTCCGCTGGTCTCCTTTACCGTGGTGGCGCCAGGCCCGATGAAAGACAGCGCGTTAACCCGCCGGATCTTTAATCACGGCGTGGCTGCCCTGCACGCGCTGGCAGAAGAGTATGGCTGGACCATCCGGGAGCAGGCTGCACTGGCTTCCGCCAGCGGACCGGAAGGGCTGCTGGCGATTGACGCGCCCGCTCAGGCGCTCAAACAGGCGACCATCACGCTTGAACAGCGTTATCCACTGGGGCGCCTGTGGGATATCGATGTCCTGACGGCGGAAGGCGAAATACTCTCCCGCCGCCATTTCGCGCTTCCCGCCCGCCGCTGTCTGCTGTGCGGGCAAAGCGCGGCTGAATGCGCGCGGGGTAAAACCCACGCGCTGAATGATTTATTACTTCATATGGAGGCGCTGCTGCATGATACCGATTCCCGCCAACCCGACTAA
- the citG gene encoding Triphosphoribosyl-dephospho-CoA — protein MIPIPANPTNASILPQSLYDAWADLAWRAMLTEVNLSPKPGLVDRLNCGAHKDMALADFHRSAEAIRDWLPRFMEYGASCTRLPPESVLAGLRPLGMACEAAMFRATAGVNTHKGSIFSLGLLCAAIGRLYQLRQPIAAETLCATAADFCRGLTTRELRQNNLRLTAGQRLYQQLGLTGARGEAEAGYPLVIRHALPHYRALLAQGRDPELALLDTLLLLMSLNGDTNVASRGGADGLRWLQQQAAFLLHKGGIRTPEDLVYLHRFDQQCIERNLSPGGSADLLIVTWFLAQVSQVNH, from the coding sequence ATGATACCGATTCCCGCCAACCCGACTAACGCCTCCATTCTGCCTCAATCGCTGTACGACGCCTGGGCCGATTTAGCCTGGCGCGCCATGCTGACTGAGGTAAATTTATCGCCAAAACCCGGTCTGGTAGACCGACTAAACTGCGGCGCGCACAAAGATATGGCGCTGGCGGATTTTCACCGCAGCGCGGAGGCGATTCGAGACTGGCTGCCACGCTTTATGGAATATGGCGCAAGCTGCACGCGCCTGCCGCCAGAGTCGGTTCTGGCGGGCCTGCGTCCATTGGGGATGGCCTGTGAAGCGGCGATGTTTCGCGCAACGGCGGGCGTCAATACCCATAAAGGCAGCATTTTCTCGCTGGGGTTACTGTGCGCCGCCATTGGCCGCCTGTATCAGCTACGCCAGCCGATCGCCGCAGAAACACTCTGCGCTACCGCCGCCGATTTTTGCCGCGGCCTGACCACGCGTGAACTGCGCCAGAACAACCTACGGCTCACCGCAGGTCAGCGGTTGTATCAGCAACTGGGATTAACCGGCGCGCGCGGCGAAGCGGAAGCGGGCTACCCGCTGGTCATCCGCCACGCTCTGCCGCACTACCGCGCATTGCTGGCGCAGGGGCGCGATCCGGAACTGGCGCTGCTTGATACCTTACTGCTGCTGATGTCGCTTAATGGCGATACCAACGTCGCGTCGCGCGGCGGGGCGGACGGTCTGCGCTGGTTACAGCAGCAGGCGGCGTTCTTATTACATAAGGGCGGCATACGGACTCCTGAGGATCTCGTTTATCTCCACCGGTTCGATCAGCAATGCATTGAACGCAATCTCAGCCCCGGCGGTAGCGCCGATCTGCTGATCGTGACCTGGTTTTTAGCGCAAGTTTCGCAAGTTAATCATTAA
- the citT gene encoding citrate carrier, protein MSLSKDNIWKLLAPLVVMGVMLLIPVPDGMPPQAWHYFAVFVAMIVGMILEPIPATAISFIAVTICVIGSNYVLFDASELADPAFKASKQALKWGLAGFSSTTVWLVFGAFIFALGYEVTGLGRRIALFLVKFMGKRTLTLGYAIVIIDILLAPFTPSNTARTGGTVFPVIKNLPPLFKSFPNDPSARRIGGYLMWMMVISTSLSSSMFVTGAAPNVLGLEFVSKIAGVQISWLQWFLSFLPVGIILLIVAPWLSYVLYKPEVTHSAEVAAWAGDELKSMGRLSRKEWTLIGLVLLSLGLWVFGGKIINATAVGLLAVSLMLALHVVPWKDITRYNSAWNTLVNLATLVVMANGLTRSGFIDWFANTMSTHLEGFSPDATVIVLVLVFYFAHYLFASLSAHTATMLPVILAVGKGIPGVPMEQLCILLVLSIGIMGCLTPYATGPGVIIYGCGYVKSRDYWRLGAIFGVIYIAMLLLVGWPILAMWN, encoded by the coding sequence ATGTCTTTATCCAAAGATAATATATGGAAGTTGTTGGCCCCATTAGTGGTGATGGGCGTCATGTTGTTGATTCCTGTTCCAGATGGAATGCCGCCGCAGGCCTGGCACTATTTTGCGGTTTTCGTCGCGATGATTGTCGGTATGATCCTGGAGCCGATCCCGGCGACAGCGATCAGTTTTATCGCCGTAACCATTTGCGTTATCGGCAGCAATTACGTGTTATTTGACGCTTCAGAACTGGCCGATCCGGCGTTTAAAGCCAGTAAACAGGCGCTGAAATGGGGGCTTGCCGGTTTCTCCAGCACCACGGTCTGGCTGGTCTTTGGCGCATTTATTTTCGCGCTGGGCTACGAAGTGACCGGACTGGGGCGTCGTATTGCGCTGTTTTTGGTAAAATTCATGGGTAAACGCACGCTAACGCTCGGCTATGCGATTGTCATTATCGATATTTTGCTGGCGCCGTTTACTCCATCCAATACTGCTCGTACTGGCGGTACTGTCTTCCCGGTCATCAAAAACCTGCCGCCGCTGTTTAAATCGTTTCCAAACGATCCCTCCGCACGCCGCATCGGCGGTTATTTGATGTGGATGATGGTGATCAGTACCAGCCTTAGCTCTTCGATGTTTGTCACTGGCGCGGCGCCAAACGTGTTAGGCCTGGAGTTCGTCAGCAAGATCGCCGGCGTCCAGATTAGCTGGCTGCAGTGGTTTCTCAGCTTTCTGCCGGTAGGGATTATTTTACTGATCGTTGCGCCGTGGCTCTCCTATGTGCTTTATAAACCCGAAGTGACCCACAGTGCGGAAGTCGCGGCCTGGGCTGGCGACGAGTTAAAAAGCATGGGGCGTCTGTCCCGCAAAGAGTGGACGCTGATTGGCCTGGTGCTGCTTAGCTTAGGATTATGGGTTTTTGGCGGAAAAATCATCAACGCCACTGCCGTGGGTCTGCTGGCCGTCTCGCTGATGCTGGCGTTGCATGTCGTGCCGTGGAAAGACATTACGCGTTACAATAGCGCCTGGAACACCCTGGTGAACCTCGCTACGCTGGTGGTTATGGCCAACGGCTTAACCCGCTCCGGCTTTATTGACTGGTTCGCCAATACCATGAGCACGCATCTGGAAGGTTTCTCACCGGATGCAACAGTCATTGTCCTGGTACTGGTGTTCTATTTCGCGCACTATCTGTTCGCCAGTCTTTCCGCTCACACCGCGACCATGCTGCCGGTCATTCTGGCAGTGGGTAAAGGCATTCCGGGCGTTCCGATGGAACAACTGTGTATTCTGCTGGTGCTGTCTATCGGTATCATGGGCTGTCTGACGCCGTATGCCACCGGTCCTGGCGTGATTATCTACGGCTGTGGTTACGTGAAATCCAGAGACTACTGGCGGCTTGGCGCAATCTTTGGCGTTATCTATATCGCTATGCTGTTGCTGGTGGGCTGGCCGATTCTGGCAATGTGGAATTAA
- the rna gene encoding ribonuclease I, translating to MNTIWHYSPLLAALLTPIFAANADDLQAQQYGDFTGYVLALSWQTGFCQSQHERHHREPDECHLQKEPANKADFLTVHGLWPGLPKSIAARGVDERRWQRFGCATRPIPDQPEVKASRKCAAPDPGLSPDVAAMLREVMPGAGGNSCLERYEYAKHGACFGFDPNAYFSAMIRLDKAIKSSALGQFLADNYGKTVSRAAFDNVVEQMWGKDNVKAVKVTCHGNPAYLTEIQFSLKASMINAPLSSASFLPQPHPGNCGKQFIIDKAGY from the coding sequence ATGAACACAATATGGCATTACAGTCCGCTGCTGGCTGCTCTCTTAACCCCGATTTTTGCCGCCAACGCCGACGATCTTCAGGCGCAACAGTACGGGGATTTTACTGGCTATGTGCTGGCGCTTTCCTGGCAAACCGGTTTTTGTCAAAGCCAGCATGAGCGCCATCATCGGGAACCCGATGAGTGCCATCTGCAAAAAGAGCCAGCCAACAAAGCAGACTTTCTGACCGTCCACGGTCTGTGGCCGGGATTACCCAAATCTATCGCCGCACGCGGCGTTGACGAACGACGTTGGCAGCGCTTTGGCTGCGCTACACGACCAATCCCGGACCAGCCTGAAGTCAAGGCCAGCCGGAAATGCGCGGCCCCCGATCCCGGACTTTCGCCTGACGTCGCGGCAATGCTTAGGGAAGTGATGCCCGGCGCCGGGGGAAATTCCTGCCTGGAGCGCTACGAATATGCCAAACATGGCGCCTGTTTCGGGTTTGATCCAAATGCCTATTTCAGCGCCATGATACGACTGGATAAGGCGATAAAAAGCAGCGCATTGGGACAATTTCTGGCGGATAATTACGGTAAAACTGTTAGCCGCGCCGCGTTTGATAACGTAGTCGAACAAATGTGGGGCAAGGATAATGTCAAAGCCGTCAAAGTAACCTGCCATGGCAATCCCGCCTATTTAACAGAGATTCAGTTTTCATTAAAGGCGTCGATGATTAACGCTCCGCTCTCCTCTGCCTCATTCCTGCCGCAGCCGCATCCCGGCAACTGTGGAAAACAATTTATTATCGATAAAGCCGGTTATTGA
- the rnk gene encoding regulator of nucleoside diphosphate kinase, with the protein MSRPTIIINDLDAERIDRLLEQPAYADLPIADALNAELDRAQMCSPQEMPNDVVTMNSRVKFRNLSDGETRVRTLVYPANMTDSSTQLSVMAPVGAALLGLRVGDTIHWELPGGVSTHLEVLELEYQPEAAGEFLR; encoded by the coding sequence ATGTCCAGACCCACTATTATCATTAACGACCTTGACGCCGAACGTATTGACCGTCTGCTGGAACAGCCTGCGTATGCGGATCTGCCGATTGCCGACGCGCTCAACGCCGAACTGGATCGCGCGCAAATGTGTTCGCCGCAAGAGATGCCGAACGATGTCGTCACCATGAACAGCCGCGTTAAATTCCGCAATTTGAGCGATGGTGAAACACGCGTGCGGACGCTGGTGTATCCCGCCAATATGACGGACAGCAGTACCCAGCTTTCGGTAATGGCTCCCGTCGGCGCGGCGCTGCTGGGACTGCGCGTCGGCGACACCATTCACTGGGAACTGCCGGGCGGCGTCTCCACCCATCTCGAAGTGCTGGAACTCGAATATCAGCCTGAAGCCGCGGGCGAGTTCCTGCGTTAA
- the ybdR_1 gene encoding zinc-dependent alcohol dehydrogenase — protein MKALTYHGPHHVKVENVPDPGIEQPDDIILRITATAICGSDLHLYRGKIPQVKHGDIFGHEFMGEVVETGRDVKNIQKGDRVVIPFVIACGDCFFCRLQQYSACENTNAGQGAALNKKQIPPPAALFGYSHLYGGVPGGQAEYVRVPKGNVGPFKVPPLLSDDKALFLSDILPTAWQAAKNAQIQQGSSVAVFGAGPVGLLTIACARLLGAEQIFVVDHHAWRLRFAEERYGAIPINFDDENDPAEKIIEQTAGHRGVDAVIDAVGFEAKGSMTETVLTNLKLEGSSGKALRQCIATVRRGGVVSVPGVYAGFIHGFLFGDAFDKGLSFKMGQTHVHAWLGELLPLIEKGLLKPEEIVTHYMPFEEAARGYEIFEKREEECRKVILVPGAPSAEAAQKQATGLINPMPGGVV, from the coding sequence ATGAAAGCATTGACGTATCACGGTCCACATCACGTAAAGGTTGAAAATGTACCCGATCCCGGCATTGAGCAGCCCGACGATATTATTTTGCGTATTACCGCTACCGCGATTTGCGGATCTGATTTGCATCTCTATCGCGGCAAGATCCCTCAGGTAAAACATGGCGATATTTTCGGCCATGAATTTATGGGCGAAGTGGTCGAAACCGGACGTGATGTGAAGAATATTCAGAAAGGGGATCGGGTTGTTATCCCGTTTGTCATTGCTTGCGGCGACTGCTTTTTCTGTCGATTACAGCAATATTCGGCGTGTGAAAATACCAACGCCGGACAGGGCGCGGCGTTGAATAAAAAACAGATCCCGCCGCCAGCGGCACTGTTCGGTTATAGCCATCTCTATGGCGGCGTTCCCGGCGGACAGGCCGAATATGTTCGCGTGCCAAAAGGTAATGTCGGCCCCTTTAAAGTGCCTCCGTTGTTATCTGACGATAAGGCGCTGTTTCTTTCTGATATTTTGCCTACCGCCTGGCAGGCGGCAAAAAATGCCCAGATTCAGCAAGGTTCCAGCGTGGCGGTTTTTGGCGCAGGGCCGGTAGGATTACTGACTATCGCCTGCGCGCGACTGCTGGGCGCGGAGCAGATCTTCGTCGTTGATCACCACGCCTGGCGCTTGCGTTTCGCCGAAGAACGTTACGGCGCGATACCGATCAACTTCGATGATGAGAACGATCCGGCGGAAAAAATCATCGAGCAAACGGCAGGACACCGCGGCGTGGACGCGGTAATTGATGCCGTAGGCTTTGAAGCGAAAGGCAGCATGACGGAGACGGTGCTGACGAACCTTAAACTGGAAGGCAGCAGCGGCAAAGCGCTGCGACAATGTATCGCGACGGTCAGGCGCGGCGGCGTGGTCAGCGTGCCCGGCGTGTATGCCGGTTTTATTCACGGCTTTTTATTCGGCGACGCGTTTGATAAAGGGCTAAGTTTTAAAATGGGTCAAACCCATGTTCACGCGTGGCTGGGGGAATTATTACCGCTTATTGAGAAAGGGTTGCTGAAGCCGGAGGAGATTGTCACGCACTATATGCCGTTTGAAGAGGCGGCGCGTGGCTACGAAATTTTCGAAAAACGCGAAGAAGAGTGCCGGAAAGTCATCCTGGTGCCGGGAGCACCGTCGGCGGAAGCGGCGCAGAAACAGGCGACGGGATTAATCAACCCGATGCCAGGCGGCGTCGTCTGA
- the uspG gene encoding Universal stress protein G, with amino-acid sequence MYKTIIMPVDVFEMELSDKAIRHAEFLAQQDGVIHLLHVLPGAASMSLHRFAADVRRFEEHLQHEAETRLQTMVGHFSIDPSRIKQHVRFGSVRDAVNELAEELDADVVVIGSRNPSIATHLLGSNASSVVRHASLPVLVVR; translated from the coding sequence ATGTATAAGACAATCATTATGCCGGTTGATGTTTTTGAAATGGAACTTAGCGATAAAGCGATTCGCCATGCTGAGTTTCTGGCGCAACAGGATGGCGTCATTCATCTGTTGCATGTTCTGCCAGGCGCCGCAAGCATGAGCCTACACCGCTTTGCCGCCGACGTGCGCCGCTTTGAAGAACATTTACAGCATGAGGCGGAAACTCGCCTACAAACGATGGTGGGACACTTCAGCATCGATCCTTCGCGAATCAAGCAGCATGTTCGCTTTGGTAGCGTCAGGGACGCGGTAAATGAATTAGCCGAAGAGCTGGATGCGGATGTCGTGGTGATCGGTTCGCGCAATCCGTCGATTGCCACGCACCTGCTGGGTTCTAACGCCTCAAGCGTGGTGCGCCACGCCTCTTTACCGGTGCTGGTCGTGCGTTAA